The following proteins are co-located in the Amblyraja radiata isolate CabotCenter1 chromosome 8, sAmbRad1.1.pri, whole genome shotgun sequence genome:
- the sstr4 gene encoding somatostatin receptor type 4, which translates to MNTRSFQLPSHRDAAAEMGSWNSFGEPADFVTALPLNYSLGSVGGEEEEEEVRDAGTVVIQFISAIVCLVGLVGNAMVIFVILRYAKMKTATNIYILNLAIADELFMLSVPFVSASAALQRWPFGSLMCRTVLSVDGINQFTSVFCLTVLSVDRYVAVVHPIKAARYRRPTIAKVINICVWVFSLIVILPIIIFAGTSPSEDGGVLCNFLWPHHSWSVAFVIYTFLLGFLIPVFAICLCYVLIVVKMRVVALKAGWQQRRRSEKKLTGMVLMVVAVFVICWMPFYVVQLANIFLPLHSTVSQLCLILSYANSCANPFLYGFLSDNFRRSFQRILCFRYLENGSEEPVDYYGTAPKSRLCNPIECQPGNPASHPVCRNGTCTSRTTTL; encoded by the coding sequence ATGAACACGCGTAGTTTCCAGTTGCCTTCACACCGGGACGCGGCAGCGGAGATGGGCTCTTGGAACAGCTTCGGCGAGCCGGCGGATTTTGTCACCGCTCTCCCCCTGAACTACTCGCTCGGCTCCGTCGgcggcgaggaggaggaggaagaggtgagAGACGCCGGGACTGTGGTGATCCAGTTCATCTCTGCCATCGTGTGCCTGGTGGGGCTGGTGGGCAACGCCATGGTGATCTTCGTCATCCTCAGGTACGCCAAGATGAAGACGGCCACCAACATCTACATCCTCAACCTGGCCATCGCCGACGAGCTCTTCATGCTGAGCGTCCCGTTCGTGTCCGCCTCGGCCGCCCTGCAGCGCTGGCCCTTCGGCTCGCTCATGTGCCGGACGGTGCTCAGCGTGGATGGGATCAACCAGTTCACCAGCGTCTTCTGCCTCACCGTGTTGAGCGTGGACAGGTACGTGGCCGTGGTGCACCCCATCAAAGCGGCGAGGTACAGGAGACCCACCATCGCCAAGGTTATCAACATCTGCGTCTGGGTCTTCTCCCTCATTGTAATCTTGCCCATCATTATATTCGCCGGCACCTCTCCCAGCGAGGACGGCGGCGTCCTCTGCAACTTCCTCTGGCCTCATCACTCCTGGTCCGTGGCGTTTGTCATCTACACCTTCCTGCTCGGCTTCCTCATCCCCGTCTTCGCCATCTGCCTGTGCTACGTCCTCATCGTGGTGAAGATGAGGGTGGTCGCCCTGAAGGCGGGCTGGCAGCAGCGCAGGAGGTCGGAGAAGAAGCTCACCGGCATGGTCCTGATGGTGGTGGCCGTGTTTGTCATCTGCTGGATGCCCTTCTACGTGGTGCAGCTGGCCAacatctttctccccctccactccacgGTCAGCCAGTTGTGCCTTATCCTCAGCTACGCCAACAGCTGCGCCAACCCTTTCCTCTACGGTTTCCTCTCGGACAATTTCAGGAGGTCCTTCCAGAGGATCCTGTGTTTCCGTTACCTGGAGAACGGGAGCGAGGAGCCGGTGGACTATTACGGCACCGCCCCGAAGAGCAGGCTGTGTAATCCCATAGAATGTCAGCCCGGTAACCCTGCTTCTCACCCGGTCTGTCGGAATGGGACTTGCACCTCCAGAACCACCACGCTATGA